The Marinobacter halotolerans genome includes a window with the following:
- the pomA gene encoding flagellar motor protein PomA, giving the protein MDFATLIGLLGALLLISSAVILGVSPDVFINPASLLIVVGGSLLVVLAKFSFVQFFGAFKAAARAFKFRLPDMLDSIDELVEVAQVARKQGVLGLEGRDVSTEFLGQGIQMLVDGHNGDTIKQLLNKERLMTLDHNRSGAKVFTALADVAPAMGMIGTLIGLVQMLSNMEDPKSIGPAMAVALLTTLYGAMIATMIATPIADKLSLRMTEEARLQSLYIDALVAIQEGTNPRVVEQMLSSYLTPKQREKQGQTEEATG; this is encoded by the coding sequence TTGGACTTCGCAACCCTGATTGGACTGCTCGGTGCACTGCTTCTTATTTCCTCTGCGGTTATCCTTGGTGTTTCGCCTGATGTCTTCATAAACCCTGCGTCCCTGCTGATCGTTGTGGGCGGCAGCCTCCTCGTGGTGCTGGCGAAGTTCAGCTTTGTCCAGTTTTTCGGAGCCTTCAAAGCGGCCGCCCGGGCGTTCAAGTTCCGGTTACCGGACATGCTGGACAGCATTGATGAGCTGGTAGAGGTTGCCCAGGTCGCGAGAAAGCAGGGCGTGCTTGGCCTGGAAGGCCGGGATGTTTCCACCGAATTTCTTGGCCAGGGCATCCAGATGCTGGTGGATGGCCACAATGGCGACACTATCAAACAGTTGCTGAACAAAGAACGGCTGATGACCCTCGATCACAACCGGTCCGGCGCCAAGGTCTTTACCGCCCTGGCGGATGTGGCGCCGGCCATGGGCATGATCGGCACGTTGATCGGTCTGGTCCAGATGCTGTCCAACATGGAAGACCCGAAGTCCATCGGCCCCGCCATGGCGGTAGCGCTGCTCACGACCCTCTATGGCGCAATGATCGCCACCATGATTGCAACGCCCATAGCCGATAAGCTGTCACTGCGGATGACCGAAGAGGCCCGCCTGCAGTCCCTCTACATTGATGCGCTGGTGGCGATCCAGGAAGGCACCAATCCGCGGGTTGTGGAACAGATGCTGTCCAGCTACCTGACGCCAAAGCAGCGTGAGAAGCAGGGGCAAACTGAAGAGGCCACAGGTTAG
- a CDS encoding YkvA family protein, whose product MAIFNDRKAKQQLDREAGKVREQDVNELLEKQQAIEEKVRNSGKLMRFSSDIRLMFSMLRDYWQGNYRAVPWKSIAAIAGALVYVLNPLDVIPDLILGFGFIDDAGVVALCLTMVESDLLRYAAWKEHKEESWTSQP is encoded by the coding sequence ATGGCCATATTCAATGATCGCAAAGCAAAACAGCAGCTTGACCGTGAAGCAGGCAAAGTGAGAGAGCAGGACGTCAACGAATTACTCGAGAAACAACAGGCCATTGAAGAGAAAGTCCGCAACAGCGGCAAGCTGATGCGTTTCAGTTCCGATATACGCCTGATGTTTTCCATGCTCCGTGACTACTGGCAAGGCAATTACCGTGCTGTGCCGTGGAAAAGCATCGCGGCCATCGCCGGTGCGCTGGTATACGTGCTGAACCCGCTGGACGTAATTCCGGATCTTATTCTGGGTTTTGGTTTTATTGACGATGCGGGCGTTGTTGCCCTCTGCCTGACGATGGTCGAATCCGACCTTCTGCGTTACGCAGCCTGGAAAGAACACAAGGAGGAGTCTTGGACTTCGCAACCCTGA
- a CDS encoding fructosamine kinase family protein yields MEKFIKRNAASYSDALIREAQGLRLLDDTLRAAGVEGPGAVRVPEVLSVSESELVIPRINPAPATPEKMAALGEGLARMHRLPIDRYGLDADNMIGLSRQKNTLMDHWGKFFLEYRLRPQVSMIADGGVRDEFESTLDACGERVQVFLDEHCDHPSVLHGDLWSGNAIFDRDGPWLIDPAAYYGDREADLAMTHLFGGFSPDFYRAYHAVYPLTAAYERKRPVYNLYHTLNHYNLFGDSYLGACRRNLGAVQQI; encoded by the coding sequence ATGGAGAAGTTCATCAAACGTAACGCCGCCTCGTATTCCGACGCGCTGATTCGGGAAGCCCAGGGCCTGCGACTGCTCGATGATACGCTTCGCGCTGCTGGCGTTGAGGGGCCTGGCGCCGTTCGGGTTCCTGAAGTTCTCAGTGTCTCGGAATCGGAACTGGTTATCCCCCGCATCAACCCGGCACCTGCCACCCCCGAGAAGATGGCTGCGCTGGGTGAAGGCCTGGCGCGTATGCATAGGCTGCCTATCGATCGGTATGGGCTTGACGCGGACAACATGATCGGGCTTTCTCGACAAAAGAACACCCTGATGGATCACTGGGGAAAATTTTTCCTGGAATACCGGCTGAGGCCTCAGGTGTCGATGATTGCCGACGGCGGAGTACGCGACGAATTCGAATCCACCCTGGATGCCTGCGGTGAGAGAGTGCAGGTATTCCTTGATGAGCATTGCGATCATCCCAGTGTGCTCCATGGAGACCTGTGGTCGGGAAATGCGATTTTCGACCGCGATGGCCCCTGGCTGATTGACCCGGCCGCCTACTATGGCGACCGGGAAGCCGATCTGGCCATGACTCATTTGTTTGGCGGCTTCTCGCCGGATTTCTACCGAGCCTACCATGCGGTCTATCCCCTGACGGCAGCATACGAGCGGAAGCGGCCCGTCTATAACCTCTACCATACGCTCAACCACTACAATCTGTTCGGCGATTCCTACCTTGGAGCCTGTCGTCGCAACCTTGGCGCCGTTCAGCAAATCTAG
- a CDS encoding TIGR03643 family protein has product MKTTELEEPELSRIIEMAWEDRTPFEAIEALYGLPEKEVIRVMRRSLKPASFRLWRKRVSGRKTKHRALRPEGVIRGYCPTQYKR; this is encoded by the coding sequence ATGAAAACAACCGAACTCGAGGAACCGGAACTGTCCCGGATTATTGAAATGGCCTGGGAAGACCGCACGCCCTTTGAAGCCATTGAGGCGCTTTATGGTCTGCCAGAGAAGGAAGTGATCCGGGTGATGCGTCGCTCGCTGAAGCCGGCCAGTTTCCGGCTCTGGCGAAAGCGGGTTAGCGGTCGTAAAACCAAGCATCGCGCCCTGCGGCCGGAGGGCGTCATTCGTGGTTATTGCCCTACCCAGTATAAGCGATAG